GCGATCAGCGAGACGTTGCGCTTGAGCTCTTCGTTGACCAGCCCCAACTCGGCTTGCAGCTTGGGGTCGGCGCTGGCGGCGATGATGCTGTCCAGGCGTTTGGTCGGGTCCTGGGCGTCGTCGATGGCATCGGTGAGCGCGGCCAGACGGCCTTCTTTCTGCCACTGGGCGAACAGCTCCTTGTAGCGCGAGCGCGGCGCCGACAATGCGCCAATCGCCACGCGGAATCCGGTGGTCTCGTTGCTTTGCTCGGTACCGTCAGCGGCGAACAGCGGGTACTCGCGGCGCATGCCGGTGAACAGCGTGCCCTCGCCTTCCAGGTAGTTGCCACCCTTGACCACAAAGCCGCCGTAGGTGCCCTGGCGACGCCCGGCGTGCACCAGTTGGAAGGATTCCTGGACCATCTCTGCGGCGTTGCCGATCACGTCGAACAGACCAATCGGGTTGGGCAATTTGGTGCCGATAGGCATCAGGCGCGCGGCCTGGCCGGTGCCGCCGGCGACCTGGTTGAACACGGCGTAATCGCCGAGCGGGCCGTCGCTGTCGCTGCCTTCAGTGCGGCGCGGGAACAGGCGCCCTTCCAGGTCCTGGCGGCTGACGGCATGACCGCCGCGCGCGGCGAACTCCCACTCCACTTCGGTGGGCAGGCGCACAAAACCGAGGCCACCGTCATCCGCCGAAGAACCGCGTCCGCTGACCGGCAGCAACTCACGGTGGTATTTCATCAACCAGGCGCTGTACACCGCCGAGAAACGCTCGGCCTCAAAGCGCGACAGCATTACCTTGGGCAAACGCCCGGCCATGCCGGTGGGCGCGTCGCACGCCGGCGCCGGCTCACCGCTGGCCAGAGACTGCGCCTGGGACATTACCTGGGCGTACTGGCGTGCCGTCACTTCGTACTTGCCGATGAAGTAGAGCATGGGCTTGAGCGGGGTCTTGGCGTCGGTCTTCGGCATCAAGGGCGCGATGACTTTGTTCCAGTCTTTGGGCAGGTCTTTGAGGGTGAACTGGCCATTGATGAAGTCGCGGCGGTAGCCGGAAATGAATGACTGCTGATAGCCCGCCTCGCCTTCGGCAAAGGGGTAGCCGAGGCTGATCTCGCGGTCATCCAGGGTGCCCTGGGCCAGCACGTAGGCGTAGCGGAACACCATGTTGCCTTCGCACGGCAGCGGCAGGCTGACGTCGCCTTCCAGTGGCTTGGGGTTGTCGAGTTTGTCCTGCTTTACTAATAAAGAGTCATCGTCAGCCCAGGCCATGGAGGCCAAGGTCAGCGCCACACAGGCGCCCAGTAACTTATACATCTCTGATTCCTTCAGAAGCCTGGATCCGCGCCACTCGCCAACCACCACAGGCCGCCGCCATGGCGCTGACGCCCATGATTGCAACCAGGGCCAGGCCATAATGACGCGCCAACAGGTGACTGGCGTGTTCGCCCGGCACCTGCACAAATAACCTGTTCAACGCCGCCTCGGCCACGCCATACAGACCGGCACTGAGCACGGCGGCGAAACCTGCGCTGTACAGCGCCTGCACCACCACAAACAGCAACAGCCCACCGGTGGAAAACCCCAACAGGCGCAACACCGACAATTCCCGACGCTTGCGCGCCACGGCGGCCAACGCCCCAGCAAAGATCGCTGCAAACCCTCCCGCCAACGCCAACCCGCAGATCACCCAGAACACGATCGACAGGTTGCGGCTCAACGACTGCACCTGCGCGATGGTCTGCGCCTGGGTCGATACCAGCAGGTTCTGCCCGGCGAAAAACACCCGCAGCGGTTCCACATCGGTGAGGTTGCGCGCATACAGGCGAAATGCTGGGTACACGCGTTGTTCACTCACACCGACCGCTTCACCTTCCCAGCCCAAGGCCGGTACTGCGCGGCCATCACGGTAATCTTCTGCGGCTTCCAGCAATTTCAAATCGGCCAACAATCCGTCACGGGCAAAAGCTTCCAGCGGCAATACCGCCAGCACCTGCAAGCGCGTGCGCTGGGCCTCGAAGCGCCCTGCTACTTGCCGCGCAAAACTGGCTTCCAGCCAATCCCCCGGCCGCGCCGCCAGCTTCTCGGCGGCGGTGTGGCTCAACACGACCTGGTCCAGGCCCTTGGGCACCGGCAGACCCGCCAGCAAGGGATCACCCCAAGCGGTCGGCAGCATTTCCAGGGCCAAGGCGCCCACCTGCGCGGTCGCCGCAATTTGTCGCGTGCGCGGCAGTGCAAACGCCACATCGCTGCGCTGGCCGAGTTGCTCGATAAAGGCGCTGCTGAATCGACCACCGCCCAACGGAATAATTTCACGGGTGGCGGGGTCGGTCTGCAAACGTTCGGTCAAACTGCTAACCAGTCCAAATTTCAGGCCGAATAACACCAGCAACGGTGCAATGACCGCGACCAGCGCCAGCACCGAACACGCCGACAGCCAGGCATCGTTGCGATAGTCCTGCCAGGCCAGCGACGCCACCAGACCTATGCGCATCAGCACACCTCCCCGAGGGTCGCGGTGACGCCACCGTCGGTGTCGCGACGGCAACTGATGCGCCGCACCTGCAAGCCGCTGGCGCGGGCCAGGGGCTCGTCATGGGTGGCGATCACACAGGCGGCACGGTGTTCGCGCGCCTGGGCCAGCAGCGCCTGCATCACGCGCTCGGCGTTCAAGGGGTCGAGGGACGCCGTCGGTTCATCCGCCAGCACCAGTTGCGGCGCATGAGCCAGGGCGCGGGCACAGCTGACACGCTGGCGTTGACCCACCGAGAGCGCCGACGGCTTCTTGGCCAACTGGTCGCTGATCTCCAATTGCTCGGCCAGACGCGCCACGCTGCCGTCGTCCTTCAAGCCCAACAGTTGCCGGGACAGGGCGATATTCCCGCGTACATCGAGAAACCCCAGCAAGCCGCCGGTTTGCAGCACGTAACCCAGGTGCTGGCTACGCAGCGCAGCCAGCGTGGATTGCTGATCACCGCGCCACAATCCGGCAATGTCCTGCTGATGAAATTCAAACTGCCCGACCTGATCCGGCGCCAATACCAGCGCCAGCAGATCCAGCAAGGTGCTCTTGCCGCAACCGCTGGGCCCGACAATCGCCAGTTGCTCGCCCGCACGCAACGCCAGCGCCGGAATCACCAGGCTGTAGCGCTGGCTGCCGATACCCCGGCTCTTGTGCACCGCGTTCAAATTCAGCATTACGGCAGGGTCGACAACGGCACGCGGTACAACGCATCGCCCGGCTCGGCATCGCCGAAACGGACCCAGTTGGCCAGGTCATTGTGGAAGGTTTCGTAGAGGCGGATCTTCGAGTCCAGCTCGTCGATGAAGTCTTCCTGCTCGGCCACGCTCAACGACAACCATAGGTCCTGGGTCATGTTCAGCGACTTGCTGCGGTACGGTAGGCCTTCCAGGTATTCGCCGAGGATGCCGCCGTCGGCCAGGTTGCCGCCCTTGCGCAGGGCCTGTGGGTCGCGGCTCATGTAGGCGGAGGCGCTGGCGATTTCCTGGAAGAAGTCTTTCGGTGAGGTCTGGGTCTTGCGCGCCGCGTCGACGATCAGTTTCAGCGACTGCTGCAGGTCATTGAGCTGCAACTTGGTCAGCATCACGCACACCTGGAACGCCGGCAGCGCCGGGTTGGTCAGGTCGCGGTCGGCGGTCCAGGCGCTGACCAGTTGCGGCGCCTGGCTCGCGGTTTTACGGCCGAGGAAATCCATGTGCATGGCATAACCGACGGCGGCGGACTTATCCGCCAGACTCGGCGCGCTGTTCAGCAACGGCACCGGCTGTGGCGTGTTGCTGCGCACTTGATGCACGAGGTTGGCGAACACCGTACCGATCTCATCCACACGCTCTCCGAGTTTGCGCACATCGCCACCGGGCACCGCCGTGTACAGGTCGCCGATCTGCGGGTTGGCATCAGCGGTGAGGATGCGGTACTGGCTCTCGGCACCGGCATGGGTTTTCTTACCGGCGTCGGTGCGCAGGTGCAGGGCGTAGATCTTGATCTGCTTGCCCAGCGCAGCCTGGCGCACCTCGGCTTCGTTCATCTGGGTGGCGGCGAACGGATCGTTCTTGCGCAGCGCGCCGGCATCGGTGACCAGCAGGATGATGCGCCCGCCATAGCCCGACCAATCCATGCCGTCCACCGCCTGCATCACCCCGGCAAACGCATCTTCGTTGAACGAATGGCTGGACACGGTGGACGCCTTGACCTGCCGTGCCATGTCGAGAAAACGTTGCGGGTCGCGGCCCTGGTCGAGGGTGATCAGGGTCTTGGCGACGTATTCCAGGCCAGGGGTTTTCTTGATGCTGCTGCGAAAGCCCACCATGCCGAAGCTCACGCTGTCCAACTCGCCGCGTTCGCCGATGCGGGTTTGCAGTTCGTGCACCACGTCGCGGATCTGGTCGATATAGGGCTGCATGGAAACGGTGGTATCGACCACCAGCACAACCGCCGTGCGGAAGGCGTCGGCATTGGCCTTGATCACCGGCGTCGAGGGCTTGGCGGCCGCGCTGCTGCCGGGGTCGATGGAGGCCACATTGAGCAACTGCACCGGCTGGCCGTTTTCGTCGAAGGTCTCTTTGGAATCGAAGATCGGCAGCAGGTAGAACTGATTCTGCGGCACCGCACTGGCGGTTGGTTCCAGGGCCAGGATCTGGCTGTTGTCTTCACTGTTTTTCTGCGCCTTGGCCAGTACGCCTTTGGCGGCGGTCGGGTCAGCCAGCAGTTTTTCCACTTCAGCGGATTGGCGCAGGAACATCACCGGCGCCCGACCCGAACGCTCGGTGAACTTCAAGACCAGGCTCTGCTTCCAGTCGCTGACCTGGGACGCAGGCAACCAACCATCACTGCGGCCATCGGTGGCGGCGCCGACGCGCACCCAGGGGCTGCCGTCAACGTCTTTGCGCTGGTAGACGTAGAGCACGGAAAACGCCGGCAAGGCCTTGCCCGGCGCACTGCCGGCGTCGGTTGAAAGCTTGGCGCCGGGTTTGCTGAGGACGCGCTGGAACAGGGTTTTCTTGCCTGCCATCAGCAACGGACGCTGGCCGCCATCCACTTCTGCCACAGACGGCGCCACTGGCGGCACAACCACCGCAGCCGGGGGTTTGACCACAGGTTCATCGCTGCCGCTCAACCACCAATAACTCGCACCACCAATCGCCAACGCAACCGCCACCGCAACCGCGGCCAGTGCCAACACCGGCCCACGGCGCTGCTCGCTGTGCTGGGTCGGCGGCACCACCGGTTGGCGCACCGGCTGGGGTTTCTCGGTGGGGATCTCGATGGATTCCGGAGTGATACCCGCCAGATCAAAATTCATCGGGATCGGCAACGGGCGCACCAAGGTGGCCTCTGGCGATTCCGACGGCAGGTTATCCAACGCCCGCAACAACGCCGCCGCATCCGCGAAACGCTCCGCCGGATCCTTGGCCAACAGCTTGCGCAGCACCTCCTGATACCGGCCGTGGTGCACCGGCAATTCGGGCAATGGTTCAGTCAGGTGCGCGAGCGCCGTGGAGAGCGCATCGGTGCCGGTATAAGGCAGCTTGCCGACGAGAATCTCGTACAGCACCACGCCCAGCGCATACAGGTCGGCGCGACCATCAATTTCCTGGCCCCGCGCCTGCTCCGGGCTCATGTAGCTCGGCGTGCCTACGGCAAACCCGGCCTGGGTGAACTGGGTGCGGTCGTCCAGGGACTTGGCGATACCGAAGTCCGACAGCACCGCCGTGCCGTCGGCGCGGAACAGAATGTTCGCCGGTTTCACATCGCGGTGCACCAGGCCCTGGGCATGGGCATAGCCCAGCGCCGAGGCGATCTGGCGGATCAGCGTCACGCCCTGCTCCGGCGTCATGCCGGCGGCGATGCGCTCCTTGAGCGTGCCGTTGGGCAGGTATTCCATGGCCATGTAATACAGCTCACCGACATTGCCGATGTCATGGATGGTCACCGTGTGCGGGTGCGACAAGCGCGCCAGGGTCTTGCCCTCGCGCAGGAAGCGTTCGCAGAAGCTCGGGTCAGCCGCCAATGCCGCCGCCATCACCTTCAACGCCACCTTGCGCTCCAGGGAGCGCTGGGTCGCCAGGTACACGCTGGCCATGGCGCCTTCGCCGATCTCGCCTTCGATGTCATAACCGGGAATGACGATGTTCATGCCGATACCTTCACGACGATGGCAGTGATGTTGTCCGGCGCACCCCGGTTGAGCCCCAGGTGCACCAGGCTGCGCACGATTTCATCCGGCGTGTCGTGGCCGAGGACTTCGCGGATCTCATGGTCTTCGACGGTCTTGTTCAGGCCATCGCTGCACAGC
The genomic region above belongs to Pseudomonas azotoformans and contains:
- a CDS encoding formylglycine-generating enzyme family protein — translated: MYKLLGACVALTLASMAWADDDSLLVKQDKLDNPKPLEGDVSLPLPCEGNMVFRYAYVLAQGTLDDREISLGYPFAEGEAGYQQSFISGYRRDFINGQFTLKDLPKDWNKVIAPLMPKTDAKTPLKPMLYFIGKYEVTARQYAQVMSQAQSLASGEPAPACDAPTGMAGRLPKVMLSRFEAERFSAVYSAWLMKYHRELLPVSGRGSSADDGGLGFVRLPTEVEWEFAARGGHAVSRQDLEGRLFPRRTEGSDSDGPLGDYAVFNQVAGGTGQAARLMPIGTKLPNPIGLFDVIGNAAEMVQESFQLVHAGRRQGTYGGFVVKGGNYLEGEGTLFTGMRREYPLFAADGTEQSNETTGFRVAIGALSAPRSRYKELFAQWQKEGRLAALTDAIDDAQDPTKRLDSIIAASADPKLQAELGLVNEELKRNVSLIAQQREEAAGNLIQSAALVAETIANYNIRLANLQKSRQQSLDNKDEASAQLFDMAIANGRSALDGAVAIYIDNLATGTRYTDAVIQAQFQRIKEELDRKPVLGKSLVTRATLFVRHVGNYRKQQRADPATILKELLAASGQR
- a CDS encoding serine/threonine-protein kinase codes for the protein MNIVIPGYDIEGEIGEGAMASVYLATQRSLERKVALKVMAAALAADPSFCERFLREGKTLARLSHPHTVTIHDIGNVGELYYMAMEYLPNGTLKERIAAGMTPEQGVTLIRQIASALGYAHAQGLVHRDVKPANILFRADGTAVLSDFGIAKSLDDRTQFTQAGFAVGTPSYMSPEQARGQEIDGRADLYALGVVLYEILVGKLPYTGTDALSTALAHLTEPLPELPVHHGRYQEVLRKLLAKDPAERFADAAALLRALDNLPSESPEATLVRPLPIPMNFDLAGITPESIEIPTEKPQPVRQPVVPPTQHSEQRRGPVLALAAVAVAVALAIGGASYWWLSGSDEPVVKPPAAVVVPPVAPSVAEVDGGQRPLLMAGKKTLFQRVLSKPGAKLSTDAGSAPGKALPAFSVLYVYQRKDVDGSPWVRVGAATDGRSDGWLPASQVSDWKQSLVLKFTERSGRAPVMFLRQSAEVEKLLADPTAAKGVLAKAQKNSEDNSQILALEPTASAVPQNQFYLLPIFDSKETFDENGQPVQLLNVASIDPGSSAAAKPSTPVIKANADAFRTAVVLVVDTTVSMQPYIDQIRDVVHELQTRIGERGELDSVSFGMVGFRSSIKKTPGLEYVAKTLITLDQGRDPQRFLDMARQVKASTVSSHSFNEDAFAGVMQAVDGMDWSGYGGRIILLVTDAGALRKNDPFAATQMNEAEVRQAALGKQIKIYALHLRTDAGKKTHAGAESQYRILTADANPQIGDLYTAVPGGDVRKLGERVDEIGTVFANLVHQVRSNTPQPVPLLNSAPSLADKSAAVGYAMHMDFLGRKTASQAPQLVSAWTADRDLTNPALPAFQVCVMLTKLQLNDLQQSLKLIVDAARKTQTSPKDFFQEIASASAYMSRDPQALRKGGNLADGGILGEYLEGLPYRSKSLNMTQDLWLSLSVAEQEDFIDELDSKIRLYETFHNDLANWVRFGDAEPGDALYRVPLSTLP
- a CDS encoding ABC transporter permease, which translates into the protein MRIGLVASLAWQDYRNDAWLSACSVLALVAVIAPLLVLFGLKFGLVSSLTERLQTDPATREIIPLGGGRFSSAFIEQLGQRSDVAFALPRTRQIAATAQVGALALEMLPTAWGDPLLAGLPVPKGLDQVVLSHTAAEKLAARPGDWLEASFARQVAGRFEAQRTRLQVLAVLPLEAFARDGLLADLKLLEAAEDYRDGRAVPALGWEGEAVGVSEQRVYPAFRLYARNLTDVEPLRVFFAGQNLLVSTQAQTIAQVQSLSRNLSIVFWVICGLALAGGFAAIFAGALAAVARKRRELSVLRLLGFSTGGLLLFVVVQALYSAGFAAVLSAGLYGVAEAALNRLFVQVPGEHASHLLARHYGLALVAIMGVSAMAAACGGWRVARIQASEGIRDV
- a CDS encoding ABC transporter ATP-binding protein, with translation MLNLNAVHKSRGIGSQRYSLVIPALALRAGEQLAIVGPSGCGKSTLLDLLALVLAPDQVGQFEFHQQDIAGLWRGDQQSTLAALRSQHLGYVLQTGGLLGFLDVRGNIALSRQLLGLKDDGSVARLAEQLEISDQLAKKPSALSVGQRQRVSCARALAHAPQLVLADEPTASLDPLNAERVMQALLAQAREHRAACVIATHDEPLARASGLQVRRISCRRDTDGGVTATLGEVC